The Malus domestica chromosome 13, GDT2T_hap1 genome includes a window with the following:
- the LOC103451492 gene encoding large ribosomal subunit protein eL43, translated as MTKRTKKAGIVGKYGTRYGASLRKQIKKMEVSQHSKYFCEFCGKYAVKRKAVGIWGCKDCGKVKAGGAYTLNTASAVTVRSTIRRLREQTES; from the coding sequence ATGACTAAGAGGACGAAGAAGGCCGGTATCGTTGGGAAATATGGAACCCGTTACGGTGCTAGTCTGCGTAAGCAGATTAAGAAAATGGAAGTCAGTCAGCACAGCAAGTATTTCTGTGAATTCTGTGGCAAGTATGCTGTGAAGAGAAAGGCTGTTGGAATCTGGGGATGTAAGGACTGCGGAAAAGTTAAGGCGGGCGGTGCCTACACCTTGAACACTGCTAGTGCTGTGACGGTTAGGAGCACCATTAGGAGGCTGAGGGAGCAAACCGAGAGTTAA